DNA sequence from the Cohnella herbarum genome:
TGTCCACCCTATGCCGCGAGGCCGGTATAAATCGAGGTACCTTTTACTTACACTATAAGGACATCGGGAATTTGTTCGACGAGCATCTTCATCATTTGCTTCAAGATTTGGAGGACTCGTATATCGAGCCTTACCGGCATGTTTCCCGATTAATTTCAAGCCATCTCGACCCGTCGACGATTCGCATTTTTCACCATGTGAAGAAATACCAGCCGTTCTACGAGATCGTGTTCGATAAAAAATCGCCGCTGTCTTATTACTATTCGTTGTTTGTGAAAATAAAAAGCTTGATGCAGGATAACTCGATGGTTGATCAATGGGGCGATGGGGATATGCCATTGTTGATCGCTTATCAGGCCAATGCGATTATGGGCTTGCTCGTTCAATGGAGCGAGGACGGTTTTGCCCGCAGTCCGGAATATATGAACGAGCAGCTTGCTTATTTCTTGAGGATAAAAGACGAGGGTGGGGAAGCGGTAGATGATGCGTCGTCCGACTAGTCACGAATAATCGTGAACTTGCGGCATCGTCGATAGGATTCGATCGACGTTATTTGGTTCAGCTGTTCATCATCTATTTTGCCGCTGTAAGCGTTCTTGTCGCTTGCGCAGCCGGGTTCCGTCGCCGTATGTATCGCTTCGACGGTCGCCTTCTTATGCAGCGACGCGAGCTCGTACATTACCGGCACGGACATCCGCGTCGACGGCGGTACGATTGCCAACATACAGCGGCTTGCCCGGCTTAAGCAACAAGAAGCTGGCTCGAATTAATTATCGAAGTAGTGATAAGCGAAAGCAGAAGCCGAGCCCTGAACGGGGCTCGGCTTCTTACATGTCCAATGAAACGTTGCCCAGACAGTTTGGATTCGTTCTCTCGTACACTAGCAGTTTATTCTGAAAGCTCAAAGACATTACTCCATCGCAGTATCTGACAAAACGAAGAACCGAAAGGGCGAAGGAGTTACTGCGCACAAGTTCGCTTTGACTTTATTAGCGGGACGAGCTTCATAAGCTTAGACTGGCTCTTGCTTAAATGCTGAAGGATATGAAATATTCGTCGGAGGTACATGTTAGGACATTCGGATGTGAAAGTATAAAAATCCTCCCTCATTTGCACCAACTAAGTGACCACGCCTGCTCTGCAAGCTTCTTCATTCGAAGCGATTGCTGCCAGCGATAGTTCGGATCGTCAGATGGGGTAACAAGGTTCAAGGGTATCTCATATGGCGCGGGTCCGATTTCGCACACGAATGGGAAGGATTCCCCATTTAATGCCGACCCCATCCAGTACCGCATTCCCGTTGCCCACCATCGCAAGAATCGCAACGTATTCGGATCTTCCGAATGATCATTGCTAATGATCTGGATTTGTTGGCCGTTCGAGATCCGTCCATGAATGCTGGATGCGCGGCGAAGAAGTTTGTCCAGGTGCTCTTCCGCTTTCAATTCCATGTCCGTCGCAAATCCGTCCATCTCGCCTGCGACAATATAATGGGAGAAATCAATCGTTAGTCTTAGTTCCGGAAGCGAATCTACGTAACTCGAAGTGCGCAAAAGATCTTGCGTAATACGCCCCCGATGAGTTTCTACATAGTGCGGAATTCCAACTTCCTTAGCAATATCGTTAAGTTGTCGGAGTAACGATACCGCCGCTTCTCCGACAACAAAACTATCCATGACCTGCGAGTTGATATAACTTGCGCCGAATTCGACCGCTTCTTTGGCATAAGCTTCGAACCCTTCGCCACAGCTAGGAAAACCGCCCGTTCCGAAGCTGAAGGAATACTCGTCTAGCAATTTGCGCCATTTCTCTTTATCCGCATCGGCCGGCAATCCCGCTTGGATTCCCGTAAACCCGGCTTCCGCGATCTTCTCGAATTTCTCTTCGATCGTCCATTCTCTAAGCGTTGAGCCAAGCCCGTTCATCGACCACCAAGATTGTTGGATGTCTAGACGGAGTTCTTTCCTTGTAGCTAGGGCTTCCATTATTGACCGATCCAGTATTCTTCATGCGGGTAACGGAAGGTATTCGGTTTGATCGTACCGGAAATCGACAACTCTCCGGAGGGTTTATATTCGTAAGGTTTCTCATTCCCGATATAAGATGCCGCTTTCCGAGTCTCGATGCATTCGAGCAGTACTTGTTGTTTAAGGGATAAATATTCCCGGTTATGTGGACCGAATTCCAGTTCGATTTCTCCAGGACGGAATTCGAAGTATATCGTTCTGCGAAGCGCGTTGCCATCGCCGCTCGGAGATCCATGGACGACAGTAATGTCATGGAGAATCGCATCTCCCGCTTCCAACGGTACCGGAATGGCATCGGAAGTCTCGAAGCCTTCGCGGCTACAACGTTCCTTGGAAGCTTCGATCGTCCAAAGGTTGCTACCCGGAATGACCCATAGACAGGATTTAATATCCGCGGAATCCAAGTAGAAGTCTACGTTAAAGATCGGGCGATCATCGGCACAACCAACCGGGCGTTCGGCATCGCGATGCCATGGGACGATAATGCCTTCGTTCGGCATCTTGATGACCATGGAGTCCCAAGTCGGGATAAAGTTATTGCCTTGAAGCTTCTCGACGGAATTCAAGACGAATGGGTGGGCAAGCAAAGCTCTAGTCGGAACGCTTTTGTCGACGACGTATTCGATTCGTTTAAGCACTTTGCCGCCGCTCTTCGTTCCTTTGCCGTATTGGTAGTCATTGTCGCCTTCGACGCCGCTCATTCCGCGATCGAGTAAAGTTTGCATTTCATCCTGCAGCACTTGCAACTCCTTGTTTTCCAGAAGGTTCCTGATAATGAGGAATCCGTTTTCCCGGAAAAATTGCGCTTGTTCTTCCGTGATCGCCGTATGGGTTTTCGCATCAGCGATCAATATGTTATGGTTTGCTTGTGACATGATGTGCACTCCTTTTTCGTGTGTTATGATGGTTTACTCTTCTTATCTTAGTTCCTTCCG
Encoded proteins:
- a CDS encoding TetR/AcrR family transcriptional regulator; amino-acid sequence: MNENDLRVVKTKQALHQALLALLKTRTLESISVSTLCREAGINRGTFYLHYKDIGNLFDEHLHHLLQDLEDSYIEPYRHVSRLISSHLDPSTIRIFHHVKKYQPFYEIVFDKKSPLSYYYSLFVKIKSLMQDNSMVDQWGDGDMPLLIAYQANAIMGLLVQWSEDGFARSPEYMNEQLAYFLRIKDEGGEAVDDASSD
- a CDS encoding SDR family oxidoreductase, encoding MSLAQPGSVAVCIASTVAFLCSDASSYITGTDIRVDGGTIANIQRLARLKQQEAGSN
- a CDS encoding sugar phosphate isomerase/epimerase family protein, coding for MEALATRKELRLDIQQSWWSMNGLGSTLREWTIEEKFEKIAEAGFTGIQAGLPADADKEKWRKLLDEYSFSFGTGGFPSCGEGFEAYAKEAVEFGASYINSQVMDSFVVGEAAVSLLRQLNDIAKEVGIPHYVETHRGRITQDLLRTSSYVDSLPELRLTIDFSHYIVAGEMDGFATDMELKAEEHLDKLLRRASSIHGRISNGQQIQIISNDHSEDPNTLRFLRWWATGMRYWMGSALNGESFPFVCEIGPAPYEIPLNLVTPSDDPNYRWQQSLRMKKLAEQAWSLSWCK
- a CDS encoding phytanoyl-CoA dioxygenase family protein, with the protein product MSQANHNILIADAKTHTAITEEQAQFFRENGFLIIRNLLENKELQVLQDEMQTLLDRGMSGVEGDNDYQYGKGTKSGGKVLKRIEYVVDKSVPTRALLAHPFVLNSVEKLQGNNFIPTWDSMVIKMPNEGIIVPWHRDAERPVGCADDRPIFNVDFYLDSADIKSCLWVIPGSNLWTIEASKERCSREGFETSDAIPVPLEAGDAILHDITVVHGSPSGDGNALRRTIYFEFRPGEIELEFGPHNREYLSLKQQVLLECIETRKAASYIGNEKPYEYKPSGELSISGTIKPNTFRYPHEEYWIGQ